CGGGCCGGTAAGCAGTCCGCCCGGGTGGCCGCGCTCGCCGAGGACCTGGCGGCCGGCAAGGTCGCGCTGAAGCGGCTGACGTCACGCATGGGGGCCGCGGCCCGTGCCCAGTACCGCAGTGGTGGCCTGCCCCTCGACGTCCAGTTGCTGCTGAGTGCCGACCCCGACGACGTCCTGGACGAGGTGGGCCTGGCGCGCCAGGCCCAGCACGGGATCGACGGACTGCTGCGGGAGCAGACCCGTATCCAGGAGGAGCTGCGCAAGAAGTCCGCCGCGGCCTCCGTGCAGTTGGAGAGGCTTCAGGGCAGTCGCAAGGCCGGAGCCGATGCCCGCAAGCGCATCGAGAAGCGCATCGCGACGGCCGAGTCACTGGAACTGCGGCTGGAGGAGAAGGAGCGCAAGCGCCTGCTGGCGATGCAGAAGAAGGCCGAGGGCGAGGCGCACGATGCGTTCCTGCGGTCCGGCTCGCTGAAAGACGTCAAGGGGCGGGCGAGCGAGGAGGGGGCGACGGCCGTCGCCTTCGCGAGCGAGCAGCTCGGCAAACCCTACGACTGGGGCGCGGAGGGTCCCGACACCTACGACTGCTCCGGACTCACCTCGCAGGCGTGGGCCGCCGCGAAGCGGACCATCCCCCGTACCTCGCAGGAGCAGTGGCGTCTGTTGCCACGCATCGGCATCGGGGCGATGCGTCCCGGCGATCTGATCATCTATCACCGGGACGCCAGCCATGTGGGCATCTACATCGGTGGCGGCTCGATCATCCACGCACCGCGACCGGGTCGGCATGTCACCGTCGCCGACGCGGGCTCGATGTACATCCTCGGGGTCGTACGCCCCGACAAGCGCCCCTGAGCCCGCCGGTGGCTCACTGTTCCGGCAGGGCCTCGGCCGACGCCTTCCGTGCCAGGGCGGCAGCCTTGCGCTGGTACGCCAGCAGGCCGGCGAAACCGGCCAGGAAGCCCGTCATCAGTCCGGAGATCGCGTGGTTGACCGCGTTGAGCCCCTCGCTGTCCGGCATGCCCACCAGCAGGTAGTTGATGCCCGCGCTCATCACGGCGCCGATCGCACCGCCGATCAGGCCACTGATCAACGGTTCCCGCACGGAAGGGGCGGGGGCGGCGGTTCTGGCGGGGGTGGCGGGCGCGGTCATGGTTGACTCCTGGTACGGGCTCCGGTGACGTCCGGACAACCGGACGCGAGACGGATCACACATTGCGGCAGGAACGCCCCCGGAGGGAACAGTCCAGCCCATGCAATGACGTGATGACGCGCATCCACGCGGCGGATATCGGCCCGAAACGGTACGCAGCGCCCCGCGTGAACCGCGCCCCCCCCGACGACCCGTCCGGAGTCCCGACTCAACGGAAAGGCCCGGCCGTTGGCACGTCCGCCCTCACGGAGCGCGCCGACGGCCGGGCCACCCGCCCGCTGCCCTCAGTGGAGCGCGGGAGCCTCCGGGTCGCGCCGGACGCCGACCGCGGCGAGGACCGCACCGGCCACGCAGAGCACGCCCGTGACGAGCGCCGCGGTGTGCACCCCGTTCATGAACGCCTGCCCGCTGCCCTCGACCACCGCCGCCCGAAGCTGCGCGGGCATGTCGGCGGAGAC
The Streptomyces sp. NBC_00234 DNA segment above includes these coding regions:
- a CDS encoding C40 family peptidase, encoding MIRTAIGRGGRAVVAAAVVCLVAATAQGAAADPSPGPGTGTGTGAGPARPMSLAEVRDELDRLYHDAEVATDTYNAAEERAGKQSARVAALAEDLAAGKVALKRLTSRMGAAARAQYRSGGLPLDVQLLLSADPDDVLDEVGLARQAQHGIDGLLREQTRIQEELRKKSAAASVQLERLQGSRKAGADARKRIEKRIATAESLELRLEEKERKRLLAMQKKAEGEAHDAFLRSGSLKDVKGRASEEGATAVAFASEQLGKPYDWGAEGPDTYDCSGLTSQAWAAAKRTIPRTSQEQWRLLPRIGIGAMRPGDLIIYHRDASHVGIYIGGGSIIHAPRPGRHVTVADAGSMYILGVVRPDKRP